Proteins from a genomic interval of Cucumis melo cultivar AY chromosome 7, USDA_Cmelo_AY_1.0, whole genome shotgun sequence:
- the LOC103494540 gene encoding serine/threonine-protein kinase-like protein ACR4, which produces MGLFLLVELVVSFLKKMCGWRGGLFVELVVFADMCLLVSGLGSMSPLAVSYGEKGPVFCGLKSDGSHLVSCFGSNSAITYGTPSHFPFIGLTAGDGFVCGLLLDSNQPYCWGSSGYVQMGVPQPMIKGAQYLEISAGDYHLCGLRTPLTGRHRNMSFVDCWGYNMTRTFAFDGPIESISAGSEFNCGLFSLNRTVFCWGDETSSRVISLIPKDMRFQKIASGGYHVCGILEGVNSRAFCWGRSLDIEEEISVAYSGEGNVELVPVDPLDSVVGGKFHACGIKRSDRGVICWGFTVKPSTPPPDGIKVYNIAAGDYFTCGILAEKSLLPVCWGLGYPTSLPLAVSPGICKATPCPPGFYEISPDKARCKSPNFHVCMPCSTACPPDMYLKVECSLKSDRQCEYNCSTCFSSECLSNCSSMLSNGMMGKKNGKYWPVQQLPVLVAEIAFAVFLVAIVSLTAILYVRYKLRNCHCSGKELKSKKNKGAASSFQRESYKIRPDLDELKIRRAQMFTYEELERATCGFKEESIVGKGSFSCVFRGVLKDGTVVAVKRAIMSPNVQKNSKEFHTELDLLSRLNHAHLLNLLGYCEEGGERLLVYEFMAHGSLHQHLHGKNTALKEQLDWIRRVTIAVQAARGIEYLHGYACPPVIHRDIKSSNILIDEEHNARVADFGLSLLGPTDSSSPLAELPAGTLGYLDPEYYRLHYLTTKSDVYSFGVLLLEILSGRKAIDMQYEEGNIVEWAVPLIRSGDISAILDPILKPPSDTEALKRIANVACKCVRMRAKERPSMDKVTTALERALAQLMGSPCNEQPILPTEVVLGSSRLHKKSSQRSSNRSASETDIAEAEDQRFEFRAPSWITFPSVTSSQRRKSSVSEADVDGKNLEGRNVGNCGGVGDGLKSLEEEIGPASPQEKLFLEHNF; this is translated from the coding sequence ATGGGGTTATTCTTGTTGGTGGAATTGGTTGTTTCTTTCTTGAAGAAGATGTGTGGTTGGAGGGGTGGATTGTTTGTAGAATTGGTTGTTTTTGCAGATATGTGTTTGTTGGTGTCAGGTTTAGGTTCAATGTCTCCTCTTGCTGTTTCTTATGGGGAGAAAGGGCCTGTCTTTTGTGGTTTAAAGTCAGATGGGTCTCATCTTGTGAGCTGTTTTGGTTCAAATTCAGCCATAACTTATGGAACCCCTTCTCATTTCCCATTCATTGGTCTCACTGCTGGTGATGGGTTTGTTTGTGGGCTTCTTTTGGATTCCAACCAACCTTATTGTTGGGGAAGCAGTGGCTATGTTCAAATGGGTGTTCCTCAGCCCATGATCAAAGGAGCTCAATACCTGGAAATTAGTGCTGGTGATTATCATCTGTGTGGACTTCGAACGCCTCTCACTGGACGGCATAGGAATATGTCGTTTGTCGATTGTTGGGGTTACAACATGACCAGAACCTTTGCTTTTGATGGTCCTATTGAATCGATCTCAGCGGGGTCTGAGTTCAACTGTGGGCTGTTTTCTCTTAATAGAACTGTTTTCTGTTGGGGTGATGAGACGAGCAGCCGTGTAATCAGTTTGATACCTAAAGATATGAGGTTTCAAAAGATAGCGTCTGGTGGATATCATGTTTGTGGAATTTTAGAGGGTGTAAATTCAAGAGCGTTTTGTTGGGGAAGGAGCTTAGACATTGAAGAAGAGATCTCAGTTGCATATTCAGGTGAAGGAAATGTTGAATTGGTTCCAGTTGATCCATTAGACTCTGTTGTTGGGGGAAAATTCCATGCTTGTGGAATAAAGAGGTCAGACCGTGGTGTGATTTGTTGGGGTTTTACGGTGAAACCGAGTACTCCACCACCAGATGGGATTAAAGTTTACAACATTGCGGCTGGAGATTACTTCACCTGTGGAATTCTAGCTGAAAAATCTCTCTTGCCTGTTTGCTGGGGTCTTGGATATCCTACTTCTCTGCCTTTAGCTGTCTCACCTGGAATCTGTAAAGCAACTCCTTGTCCTCCTGGTTTCTACGAAATTAGCCCAGACAAAGCTCGGTGTAAGTCGCCGAATTTTCATGTGTGTATGCCCTGCAGTACTGCTTGCCCTCCTGATATGTACCTAAAAGTTGAGTGCTCCTTAAAATCTGATAGGCAGTGTGAATATAATTGTTCAACTTGCTTTTCAAGTGAATGCCTCTCAAACTGCTCATCCATGCTTTCAAATGGTATGATGGGGAAGAAAAATGGGAAGTACTGGCCTGTGCAGCAGCTTCCAGTTCTTGTAGCTGAGATTGCTTTTGCTGTGTTTTTGGTAGCTATCGTGTCTTTGACTGCAATCTTATACGTTCGATACAAGTTACGGAATTGCCATTGCTCAGGAAAGGAGTTGAAGTCTAAGAAAAACAAAGGGGCTGCCTCTTCCTTCCAGAGGGAAAGCTATAAAATACGTCCTGACTTGGATGAGCTGAAAATAAGGAGGGCTCAGATGTTCACCTACGAAGAACTTGAGAGAGCGACATGTGGGTTTAAGGAAGAGTCTATTGTGGGAAAGGGAAGTTTCTCTTGTGTTTTTCGAGGGGTTTTAAAGGACGGGACAGTTGTAGCAGTAAAACGAGCTATAATGTCTCCCAACGTGCAGAAGAATTCAAAGGAGTTCCACACTGAACTTGACTTACTATCAAGATTAAACCATGCCCATTTGCTTAATCTCCTTGGTTATTGTGAAGAAGGTGGAGAGAGGCTTCTTGTTTATGAGTTTATGGCTCATGGTTCCTTACATCAGCACCTCCATGGCAAGAACACAGCCTTAAAAGAACAATTGGATTGGATAAGAAGGGTCACAATTGCAGTCCAAGCAGCCAGGGGAATTGAATACTTGCATGGCTATGCTTGTCCTCCAGTCATTCATCGAGATATTAAGTCGTCAAACATTCTCATCGACGAAGAGCATAATGCTCGAGTTGCTGATTTTGGCTTGTCGTTGTTGGGACCGACTGATAGTAGCTCTCCATTAGCTGAGCTACCAGCGGGGACTCTTGGCTATCTTGATCCTGAATACTATAGACTTCATTACCTTACCACTAAGTCCGATGTGTATAGCTTTGGTGTTTTACTGCTAGAAATTCTCAGCGGTAGAAAAGCCATTGATATGCAATATGAAGAAGGGAACATAGTTGAATGGGCAGTGCCTTTGATAAGATCTGGAGATATCTCTGCAATTTTAGATCCGATATTAAAACCGCCTTCCGATACAGAGGCCTTGAAGAGGATTGCAAATGTAGCCTGTAAATGTGTGAGAATGAGAGCGAAGGAGAGGCCATCAATGGACAAAGTGACAACTGCTTTGGAGCGTGCTCTTGCCCAATTAATGGGAAGCCCGTGTAACGAACAACCGATCTTACCAACCGAGGTGGTTTTGGGAAGCAGCAGACTACACAAAAAGTCTTCTCAAAGATCATCAAACCGTTCAGCCTCTGAAACAGATATAGCAGAAGCTGAAGATCAAAGGTTTGAGTTCAGAGCTCCATCGTGGATTACATTCCCAAGTGTGACATCGTCCCAGAGGAGGAAATCCTCGGTGTCAGAAGCAGATGTTGATGGAAAGAATTTGGAAGGAAGAAATGTAGGGAATTGTGGAGGTGTTGGGGATGGATTGAAGAGTTTAGAGGAAGAGATTGGACCTGCTTCCCCTCAAGAAAAGTTGTTCTTGGAGCACAATTTTTAA